A DNA window from Luteolibacter luteus contains the following coding sequences:
- a CDS encoding 3-keto-disaccharide hydrolase, whose translation MRAFRWTALAGCIAVGGMAQAGDEGFGKKPSTPDLPGTPWKVHDGTRPQPKVVETGGAVSVKAPADAKVLFDGKNVDAWEIDGKPATWPVKDGILTAAPGTLTSKEKFGPVQVHIEWQIPADRKVDGQGGGNSGIFLMGLYEVQILQSHGNKTYPDGTAGALYGQTPPLVNATAPQGEWQSYDILFQPPKMEGGKVTEPAWITVMQNGVVLHHARKLIGPTQYRQLAKYPDNHPETGPIALQFHGDPINFRNIWVRTIGDYDQE comes from the coding sequence ATGCGCGCATTTCGTTGGACCGCGTTGGCCGGCTGCATTGCAGTCGGGGGTATGGCACAGGCAGGAGACGAGGGCTTCGGCAAGAAGCCGAGTACGCCCGATTTGCCGGGGACGCCGTGGAAGGTGCACGATGGAACGCGCCCGCAGCCGAAGGTCGTGGAGACCGGGGGGGCGGTGAGCGTGAAGGCACCGGCGGATGCGAAGGTGCTCTTTGACGGGAAGAACGTGGACGCCTGGGAGATCGACGGGAAGCCGGCGACCTGGCCGGTCAAGGACGGGATCCTGACGGCTGCGCCGGGGACGCTGACTTCCAAGGAGAAATTCGGCCCGGTGCAGGTGCACATCGAGTGGCAGATCCCGGCGGACCGGAAGGTGGACGGCCAGGGTGGCGGGAACAGCGGGATCTTCTTGATGGGCTTGTACGAGGTGCAGATCCTGCAGAGCCACGGAAACAAGACTTATCCGGACGGGACGGCGGGTGCGCTGTATGGCCAGACGCCGCCGCTGGTAAATGCGACGGCGCCGCAGGGCGAGTGGCAGAGCTACGATATCCTTTTCCAGCCGCCCAAGATGGAGGGCGGGAAGGTGACGGAGCCGGCGTGGATCACGGTGATGCAGAACGGTGTGGTCTTGCATCATGCACGCAAGCTGATCGGGCCGACGCAGTATCGCCAGCTGGCGAAGTACCCGGACAATCATCCGGAGACGGGGCCGATCGCGCTGCAATTCCACGGGGATCCGATCAACTTCCGCAATATTTGGGTGCGGACGATCGGAGACTACGATCAGGAGTGA
- a CDS encoding inorganic phosphate transporter produces the protein MTLILVVILVALAFEFINGFHDTANSIATVVSTKVLTPRQAIMMAAVTNLIGALVGHAVAKTVSSGLVDSQFVTTSTIICALFGGIVWNLLTWWFGLPSSSTHALVGGLCGATLANAQNNFGAIIWSQEKLKDGKIVMEGVYHKVIIPMMGSPIIGLVGGFIVMTILYALLRNARPMWVNRFFGRAQIFSAGYMGFAHGLADAQKTMGIITLALVTATTAGSFEALPKWLGFLKMEKTPAAEQLLLTVMDGKHTLETAAKLEEEGFKMRSGEFREAFLSMAAEVHEDLGDAAGAERTRADVKEDYDANVAREKARILPKVPILGPMVAAKPTDWIKALDDVQEKAEKDGKQPLPSMAGKVRELAPDVPAWIKVVCALVMAAGTSAGGWRIIKTMGHKMVKLQPVHGFAAETTAATLLAVTGKLGMTVSTTHAITTAIMGVGATKRFSAIDMKIVKKILGAWILTLPAAGGVAYISMWLWLKVAG, from the coding sequence ATGACGCTTATCCTTGTCGTCATCCTCGTCGCGCTCGCCTTCGAGTTCATCAACGGCTTCCACGATACGGCGAACTCCATCGCCACCGTGGTTTCCACGAAGGTGCTCACGCCGCGCCAAGCCATCATGATGGCGGCGGTGACAAACCTCATCGGTGCCCTCGTCGGTCACGCGGTCGCGAAGACGGTTTCCTCCGGCTTGGTGGACTCCCAGTTCGTGACTACCTCCACAATCATTTGCGCCCTCTTCGGCGGCATCGTGTGGAATCTGCTCACCTGGTGGTTCGGCCTTCCTTCCAGCTCCACTCACGCGCTGGTCGGCGGCCTCTGCGGCGCGACGCTGGCAAATGCCCAGAACAACTTCGGGGCCATCATCTGGTCCCAAGAGAAGCTGAAGGACGGCAAGATCGTGATGGAAGGCGTCTATCACAAGGTCATCATCCCGATGATGGGCTCTCCGATCATCGGCCTGGTCGGCGGCTTCATCGTCATGACCATCCTCTACGCGCTGCTCCGCAACGCGCGTCCCATGTGGGTGAACCGCTTCTTCGGACGCGCTCAAATTTTCAGCGCCGGCTACATGGGCTTCGCCCACGGTCTCGCGGACGCGCAGAAGACCATGGGCATCATCACACTCGCCTTGGTCACCGCCACCACGGCGGGTTCTTTCGAAGCTCTGCCGAAATGGCTCGGTTTCCTGAAGATGGAAAAGACGCCCGCCGCCGAGCAGCTCCTGCTGACCGTGATGGACGGCAAGCACACGCTTGAGACCGCAGCGAAGCTGGAGGAAGAAGGCTTCAAGATGCGCTCCGGTGAATTCCGCGAGGCCTTCCTCTCCATGGCCGCGGAAGTCCACGAAGACCTCGGCGATGCCGCCGGCGCCGAGCGCACGCGTGCGGACGTCAAGGAAGACTACGATGCGAACGTAGCCCGCGAGAAAGCCCGTATCCTGCCAAAGGTGCCGATCCTCGGCCCGATGGTCGCGGCAAAGCCGACCGATTGGATAAAGGCGCTCGATGACGTTCAGGAAAAAGCGGAGAAGGACGGCAAGCAGCCTCTTCCTTCGATGGCTGGCAAGGTTCGCGAACTGGCTCCCGATGTCCCGGCTTGGATCAAGGTGGTCTGCGCGCTCGTGATGGCCGCAGGAACCTCGGCTGGTGGCTGGCGCATCATCAAGACCATGGGCCATAAGATGGTAAAGCTGCAGCCCGTCCACGGCTTCGCCGCGGAAACCACGGCCGCCACCCTGCTCGCCGTGACCGGAAAGCTCGGCATGACCGTCTCCACCACTCACGCCATCACCACCGCCATCATGGGCGTCGGTGCCACCAAACGCTTCAGCGCGATCGATATGAAGATCGTGAAGAAGATCCTCGGAGCATGGATCCTTACCCTCCCCGCCGCAGGTGGCGTTGCCTACATCTCGATGTGGCTCTGGCTGAAGGTAGCGGGGTAA
- a CDS encoding DUF47 domain-containing protein, protein MISIQRLFGKEDRFFDLLIASAEEARQSIIGLTHILRHEKAPSLGEFAEVRKKDKAITQEISDLLVKSFVTALEREDIEALSTALYKIPKTVEKFVERYLISQEKVASTDFNTHAKMLDEATGLVVEMIHALRKGMDIVKMKELNDRMQQIEGDADKLMVDCLKDLYSGKYDTLLVVIVSNLYDLLEKVFDRCRDVGNVAKQIAYKNS, encoded by the coding sequence ATGATCTCCATCCAACGCCTGTTCGGCAAAGAGGACCGCTTCTTCGACCTGCTCATCGCCAGCGCCGAGGAGGCGCGCCAGAGCATCATCGGCCTCACCCACATCCTCCGCCACGAGAAGGCCCCCTCTCTCGGCGAATTCGCGGAGGTCCGCAAAAAGGACAAGGCGATCACCCAGGAAATCAGCGACCTGCTGGTTAAATCTTTCGTCACCGCGCTTGAGCGTGAGGACATCGAGGCTCTCTCCACCGCCCTCTACAAGATCCCCAAGACCGTGGAGAAATTCGTCGAGCGCTATCTGATCTCACAGGAAAAGGTCGCCAGCACGGACTTCAATACTCACGCCAAGATGCTCGATGAGGCAACCGGTCTCGTCGTCGAGATGATCCATGCCCTCCGCAAGGGCATGGATATTGTGAAGATGAAGGAATTGAACGACCGCATGCAGCAGATCGAGGGCGATGCCGACAAGCTGATGGTCGACTGTCTGAAGGATCTCTACAGCGGCAAATACGACACCCTGCTCGTGGTGATCGTCTCCAATCTCTACGACCTGTTGGAGAAGGTCTTCGACCGTTGCCGCGATGTCGGCAATGTCGCGAAACAGATCGCCTACAAGAACTCCTGA
- a CDS encoding tRNA (mnm(5)s(2)U34)-methyltransferase, translating to MSAPERPTARAHRELAEVIRPGDLAIDATAGNGHDTVFLAEQVGESGRVIAYDIQAEAIASTRSRLEAVGLEKRVTLIQGSHARLSRDVDIGSVAAVVFNLGYLPGGDHAVITLREETLSATRQALDALRAGGLLAMVCYPGHAGGDEESEAVLAWVRDLDASLYDVEVARREGTLRPAPFLILVRKKVCPQSAVINLA from the coding sequence ATGAGCGCGCCCGAACGACCGACTGCGAGAGCCCACCGGGAACTGGCAGAGGTGATCCGTCCCGGTGATCTAGCGATCGATGCGACGGCGGGGAACGGCCACGACACGGTCTTTCTGGCGGAGCAGGTGGGCGAAAGCGGCCGGGTGATCGCTTATGACATCCAGGCGGAAGCGATTGCCTCGACGAGGTCTCGTCTCGAGGCGGTGGGTTTGGAAAAGCGTGTGACCTTGATCCAGGGCTCTCACGCACGCCTGTCGCGGGATGTGGATATCGGGTCGGTAGCGGCCGTGGTTTTCAATCTTGGCTATCTACCCGGGGGCGACCATGCGGTGATCACGTTGCGGGAGGAGACACTTTCGGCGACCCGGCAGGCGCTCGATGCGCTGAGGGCCGGGGGCCTGTTGGCAATGGTGTGCTATCCCGGCCATGCCGGTGGGGATGAAGAGAGCGAGGCGGTGCTGGCTTGGGTGCGGGATCTGGACGCTTCGCTTTATGACGTGGAAGTAGCCCGGAGAGAGGGAACCTTGAGACCAGCTCCGTTTTTGATTTTGGTGCGGAAGAAGGTCTGCCCGCAGTCCGCGGTGATAAACCTTGCTTAA
- a CDS encoding AAA family ATPase, with protein sequence MIENWIAAKRVIVTGAERLYPDGIDWNLSPGVNAIIGGTGLGKTTLVYALQFAIFGKMIVDSAERVEKEFFRNRLTNRDESETKKAPPLVTVEFDVGPKKFTVKRNLLSGAIVSARCNEKPLNQKGYEAALPQAIGIDGDFASLSRLQGNLFFFGESRRLLAWENRLQHELANLLLADHETYRRLEHLWGQVESADSFARNISSQASRLEKDLEQLTAKNSNVLQLEQLSKSQQLSQEREQMELRVNSLSKKLANDEKLSKAQGDHISILQNRFHEELASLEDAIESQWDDNFLATAITSPTAGSIRHSLEKFYLDPRARGCPCCGRPGMEAHLAKIAITAAKDAQKGSCIICNKDIAEPKPKKSEGLKNAQKSTDIKADQLQKLLFEREQTLSRINEYKTALSISLQQLAVISSAELKHARENPISDGENLRVAISQMRKRERQARVERDRHLLQLNEELASTNEGLDRKKSLIATAFKKYATLYLDESCDVKFLNETELPRKRGPQIKAPHAAFFPVISGQTRPSAQALSDAQRSFVDLAFRMAMIDVWHQETDGTITMIIETPEGAVDIAYMERVASMIRKFSAQGHTLIITTNLNNEIFLPHVMARRPSDERDKHILNLLEKGNPRPVQRKNKPYFDRILASVKTTPRTR encoded by the coding sequence ATGATAGAAAATTGGATCGCGGCCAAACGCGTCATCGTAACTGGTGCCGAACGACTCTATCCTGACGGGATCGACTGGAATTTGTCTCCCGGCGTTAATGCCATCATAGGCGGCACCGGGTTAGGCAAGACCACCCTAGTCTATGCCCTCCAATTCGCAATCTTCGGGAAGATGATCGTCGATTCAGCGGAACGAGTCGAAAAAGAATTTTTCAGGAACCGCCTTACTAACCGAGATGAATCGGAGACCAAGAAAGCTCCGCCCTTGGTTACTGTAGAATTCGACGTTGGGCCCAAGAAGTTCACAGTTAAGAGAAACCTTCTGAGCGGTGCCATAGTCTCCGCGAGATGTAACGAAAAGCCCCTCAACCAAAAGGGCTACGAAGCAGCTTTGCCACAAGCTATCGGGATCGATGGTGATTTTGCGAGTCTGTCAAGACTTCAGGGGAACTTGTTCTTCTTTGGCGAGAGTCGTCGCCTTCTGGCTTGGGAAAACCGACTGCAGCACGAACTCGCTAACCTCCTTCTCGCAGATCACGAGACTTATCGCCGGCTTGAGCATCTGTGGGGACAAGTAGAATCAGCTGACAGCTTTGCTCGAAACATTAGTTCCCAAGCTTCGCGACTCGAAAAGGATTTAGAACAGCTAACCGCGAAAAATTCAAACGTACTTCAACTTGAGCAGCTGAGCAAATCCCAGCAACTCTCTCAAGAGAGGGAGCAAATGGAACTTCGAGTCAATTCCCTATCAAAAAAACTGGCGAATGATGAAAAGTTGAGTAAAGCGCAGGGCGATCATATCTCTATTTTGCAGAATAGATTCCACGAAGAACTTGCATCATTAGAAGACGCCATTGAGTCCCAATGGGACGACAATTTTCTAGCAACAGCGATCACTAGTCCGACGGCAGGATCAATAAGACACTCACTGGAAAAGTTCTACTTGGACCCTCGCGCTCGCGGGTGCCCTTGCTGTGGCCGTCCAGGAATGGAAGCGCACTTGGCAAAAATTGCAATAACTGCGGCTAAAGACGCCCAAAAGGGAAGTTGTATAATCTGCAATAAAGACATCGCTGAGCCAAAACCGAAAAAAAGCGAGGGCCTCAAGAATGCCCAGAAATCAACTGATATAAAAGCAGACCAGCTTCAGAAGCTCTTGTTCGAAAGGGAGCAAACTCTTAGCCGGATTAACGAATACAAAACAGCACTCAGCATCAGCCTCCAGCAGCTTGCAGTGATCTCATCAGCAGAGCTGAAACACGCAAGAGAGAATCCTATTTCAGACGGTGAAAACCTGCGAGTCGCAATTTCGCAAATGCGGAAACGCGAAAGGCAAGCCAGAGTCGAGCGCGACAGACACCTTCTCCAACTCAACGAAGAGTTGGCATCCACCAACGAAGGCCTAGATCGAAAGAAATCGCTGATAGCCACTGCGTTCAAAAAATACGCGACCCTGTATCTCGATGAATCCTGCGACGTGAAATTCCTAAATGAAACCGAGCTTCCGCGCAAACGAGGTCCACAGATCAAGGCTCCCCATGCTGCATTCTTTCCTGTTATCTCTGGTCAAACGAGACCGTCGGCACAAGCCCTTTCTGACGCACAGAGGTCCTTTGTAGACTTGGCTTTTCGAATGGCAATGATCGACGTGTGGCATCAGGAGACAGATGGCACAATCACGATGATCATTGAAACTCCTGAGGGAGCCGTAGACATCGCTTACATGGAGCGCGTAGCTTCAATGATCAGAAAATTCTCCGCCCAAGGCCATACGTTAATCATCACAACCAATCTGAACAACGAGATATTTCTTCCTCACGTTATGGCAAGACGCCCTTCAGATGAACGCGACAAGCATATCTTAAATCTTCTTGAGAAAGGCAACCCGCGCCCAGTCCAAAGAAAAAACAAGCCCTATTTTGACAGGATCCTCGCTTCAGTAAAGACTACCCCCAGAACAAGATGA
- a CDS encoding (R)-mandelonitrile lyase: MEIKRIGSQPSGQGPAEWFTGTVRIDPLFQPVPPARTAAASVTFEPGARTAWHTHPLGQTIIVTSGCGWAQLEGGPVEEIRPGDVVWFPPGVRHWHGATATTAMTHTAIHELLDGKAVDWLEPVSEEQYRR, translated from the coding sequence ATGGAAATCAAAAGAATCGGCTCACAGCCATCCGGCCAAGGTCCCGCAGAGTGGTTCACCGGCACGGTCCGCATCGATCCCCTCTTCCAGCCGGTCCCGCCCGCACGCACCGCCGCGGCTAGCGTGACCTTCGAACCCGGTGCCCGCACCGCATGGCATACCCATCCTCTGGGCCAGACGATCATCGTCACTTCCGGCTGTGGCTGGGCCCAGCTTGAAGGCGGCCCCGTCGAGGAAATCCGCCCCGGCGATGTCGTCTGGTTCCCGCCCGGAGTGAGACATTGGCACGGTGCCACCGCGACCACGGCCATGACTCACACCGCAATCCACGAACTCCTCGATGGCAAGGCCGTCGATTGGCTGGAGCCGGTCAGCGAGGAGCAATACCGGCGCTAA
- a CDS encoding AraC family transcriptional regulator, with the protein MMNDRFRISNLLLERLAELGLSLPALLRLAGLPATFFQQEKIYATTTELFSIWRAIEEVSGDPGIGLKLGNEARMERYHPIAVAAVCSRTFHDALQRVSRYKQLTCPETIQFTTSGEETTVEFIYFEADDNEPKTLIDMALAWILTTGRRGTNGQIIPLRLELKRPAERREQLEAHFGCRVRFKAGRNALVFLTSDLDRPFVTHNEELLTAIGAQLENEWQARHNTIDIAGHVKGTLKRSLAGRRPTLQDVAREIGMSPRTLQRRLGEAEITFQQLVEDTRRELARHYLEHSSVELNETAFLLGYEDANSFFRAFHRWEDTTPGEWRTRHRALAGRA; encoded by the coding sequence ATGATGAACGATCGCTTCCGCATCTCCAATCTCCTGCTGGAACGTCTGGCTGAGCTAGGCCTCTCGCTGCCCGCGCTGCTGAGGCTCGCAGGCCTGCCCGCGACCTTCTTCCAGCAGGAAAAGATCTACGCCACCACCACGGAGCTTTTTAGCATCTGGCGGGCGATCGAAGAAGTCAGCGGGGATCCCGGCATCGGGCTGAAGCTGGGAAATGAGGCCCGCATGGAGCGCTACCACCCCATCGCCGTCGCCGCGGTCTGCAGCCGCACTTTCCATGATGCCCTGCAGCGGGTATCGCGCTACAAGCAGTTGACCTGCCCGGAAACGATCCAGTTCACGACCTCGGGCGAGGAGACCACCGTGGAGTTCATCTACTTCGAGGCGGACGACAACGAGCCGAAGACCCTCATCGATATGGCGCTCGCCTGGATCCTCACCACCGGCCGCCGCGGCACCAATGGCCAGATCATCCCGCTGCGCCTCGAACTGAAACGCCCCGCCGAGCGCCGCGAACAGCTCGAAGCCCACTTCGGTTGCCGCGTCAGATTCAAAGCCGGCCGCAATGCCCTGGTCTTCCTCACCAGCGATCTCGACCGTCCCTTCGTTACACATAACGAGGAGCTGCTCACCGCCATCGGCGCACAGTTGGAAAACGAATGGCAGGCGCGGCATAACACCATCGACATCGCCGGCCACGTGAAGGGCACTTTGAAGCGATCGCTCGCTGGGCGACGCCCCACGCTTCAAGACGTCGCCCGCGAGATCGGCATGAGCCCGCGCACGCTCCAGCGCCGCCTTGGCGAAGCGGAGATCACCTTCCAGCAATTGGTGGAAGACACCCGCCGCGAGCTCGCTCGCCACTATCTCGAACACAGCAGCGTGGAGCTGAACGAAACCGCCTTTCTCCTCGGCTACGAGGACGCGAATTCCTTCTTCCGCGCCTTCCATCGCTGGGAAGACACCACTCCTGGCGAATGGCGCACCCGTCACCGCGCGCTTGCCGGAAGAGCGTGA
- the ndk gene encoding nucleoside-diphosphate kinase: MALETTLILFKPDAVSKGLVGTVLNRFEKEGFKIRGMKMLYLSDELLADHYSHIADKPFFPSVRDFMQESPVVALALEGEDVIARVRDLLGPTDSKAAAAGTIRGDFGDKEGDAKMRNVCHASDGVEAAAAEIKRFFKEGEVF; encoded by the coding sequence ATGGCCCTCGAGACCACCCTGATTCTTTTCAAACCCGATGCCGTGTCCAAGGGACTCGTCGGCACCGTTCTTAACCGCTTCGAGAAGGAAGGCTTCAAGATCCGTGGCATGAAGATGCTCTATCTGAGCGACGAGCTTCTGGCAGACCACTATTCGCACATCGCGGACAAGCCCTTCTTCCCCTCCGTGCGTGATTTCATGCAGGAGAGCCCGGTGGTAGCGCTGGCCCTCGAAGGCGAAGACGTGATCGCCCGCGTGCGCGACCTGCTCGGCCCGACGGATTCGAAGGCGGCTGCCGCAGGCACCATCCGCGGCGACTTCGGTGACAAGGAAGGCGACGCCAAGATGCGCAACGTCTGCCACGCCTCCGATGGCGTCGAAGCGGCCGCTGCCGAGATCAAGCGCTTCTTCAAGGAAGGCGAGGTCTTCTGA
- a CDS encoding polyprenyl synthetase family protein has protein sequence MSINTIPQSRGERFPFELVKPQLERVEASIRDQVRAFDPAVEPYVSYVCNTSGKRIRPALSILVGGALGGVKDGHLSIGVILELIHMATLVHDDIIDGAVTRRMIPTANAKWGAGLSVLLGDALFSHALALATEFDDISICRKVGKASREVCEGEIVQTQRRWDLTLTKADYFRIIEMKTGALFAAATGIAAAISGADPEMEAKLFDYGLKLGTAYQIYDDCLDLVGSEEAVGKTLRTDLEKGKLTLPILNLLESASESQRSKLNKRIIDQEALDLSVLVGIAEYEGAIESAVDTGVQMLATCRDHLTDLPESDYKDALVQITRFLGALLEKCRR, from the coding sequence ATGAGTATCAACACGATCCCACAAAGCCGCGGTGAGCGGTTTCCGTTCGAACTGGTAAAACCCCAATTGGAACGTGTGGAAGCCTCCATCCGCGATCAGGTCCGCGCCTTCGATCCCGCCGTGGAGCCCTACGTCAGCTACGTCTGCAATACCTCCGGCAAGCGCATCCGCCCCGCCCTCTCCATCCTCGTCGGCGGCGCCCTCGGCGGCGTGAAGGACGGCCACCTCAGCATCGGCGTCATCCTCGAGCTCATCCACATGGCAACCCTGGTGCACGATGACATCATCGATGGCGCCGTCACCCGCCGCATGATCCCCACCGCGAATGCGAAGTGGGGCGCCGGACTCTCCGTCCTCCTCGGCGATGCCCTTTTCTCGCACGCCCTCGCCCTCGCCACCGAGTTCGACGACATCTCCATCTGCCGCAAGGTCGGCAAGGCCTCCCGCGAAGTCTGCGAAGGCGAGATCGTCCAGACCCAGCGCCGCTGGGACCTCACCCTCACGAAGGCCGACTACTTCCGCATCATCGAGATGAAGACCGGCGCGCTCTTCGCCGCCGCCACCGGCATCGCCGCCGCCATCTCCGGTGCCGATCCCGAAATGGAGGCCAAGCTCTTCGACTACGGCCTCAAGCTCGGCACCGCCTACCAGATCTACGACGATTGCCTCGACCTCGTCGGCAGTGAAGAAGCCGTCGGCAAGACCCTCCGCACCGACCTTGAGAAGGGCAAGCTCACCCTGCCCATCCTCAATCTCCTCGAAAGCGCCAGCGAGTCCCAACGCTCGAAGCTGAACAAGCGCATCATTGACCAGGAAGCCCTCGATCTCTCCGTCCTCGTCGGCATCGCCGAATACGAAGGGGCCATCGAATCCGCCGTCGATACCGGAGTCCAGATGCTCGCCACCTGCCGCGACCACCTCACCGACCTCCCCGAAAGCGACTACAAGGACGCCCTAGTGCAGATCACGCGGTTCCTCGGTGCGCTGCTGGAGAAGTGCCGGCGATAG
- a CDS encoding FG-GAP-like repeat-containing protein, protein MRLHLLILAATSLQSTHALPEAPAAKFRAQTLDAKLGIGYGLSIADIDGDGKDDIVLVDAKETVWYRNPEWAKHQMTGALTKLDHVCVAACDIDHDKKAEVAIGAEWNPGDTKNSGAVFTLTAPEDRTKGWSAQEQHREPTVHRMHWIKEKADTHFLAVLPLHGCNNVNTEGDGIRFLGYRPEKDPAKQWPTFLINDQFHLAHNFDPISWEGAEGQAMLVAAKEGVHLLKQADGKWSATRMTEKGSGEVRLGTLPDKRRFIGAIEPFHGNEVTVNPENKDGLWSAKRVLLDDSLGEGHALAAADFLGLGYDQLIAGWRKPDRKDQKVGIRLYVPTAEDGSAWKMHAVIDDNTMACEDFKVADLNGDGKPDIIAAGRATKNLIVYWNERG, encoded by the coding sequence ATGCGCCTTCACCTCCTAATCCTCGCCGCCACCTCCCTTCAATCAACCCACGCCCTGCCCGAGGCACCCGCGGCGAAGTTCCGCGCCCAAACCCTCGATGCGAAACTCGGCATCGGCTACGGCCTCTCCATCGCCGACATCGATGGCGACGGAAAAGACGACATCGTCCTCGTCGATGCCAAGGAAACCGTCTGGTATCGCAATCCCGAGTGGGCCAAGCACCAGATGACCGGCGCTCTCACCAAGCTCGATCACGTCTGCGTCGCCGCCTGCGACATCGATCACGACAAGAAGGCCGAAGTCGCCATCGGTGCCGAGTGGAACCCCGGCGATACCAAGAACAGTGGCGCCGTCTTCACCCTCACCGCCCCCGAGGACCGAACCAAGGGCTGGTCCGCCCAGGAGCAACACCGCGAGCCTACCGTGCATCGCATGCATTGGATCAAGGAGAAGGCCGATACCCATTTCCTCGCCGTCCTTCCCCTTCACGGCTGCAACAACGTGAACACCGAGGGCGATGGCATCCGCTTCCTCGGCTATCGCCCCGAAAAGGATCCCGCCAAGCAGTGGCCCACCTTTCTCATCAACGACCAGTTCCACCTCGCCCACAACTTCGATCCCATCTCATGGGAAGGAGCCGAAGGCCAGGCCATGCTCGTCGCCGCCAAGGAAGGCGTGCATCTCCTCAAGCAAGCCGATGGCAAATGGAGCGCCACCCGCATGACCGAGAAAGGCAGCGGCGAAGTCCGCCTCGGCACCCTTCCCGACAAGCGCCGCTTCATCGGTGCCATCGAGCCCTTCCACGGCAATGAGGTCACCGTGAATCCCGAGAACAAGGACGGCCTCTGGTCCGCTAAGCGCGTGCTCCTCGATGACTCACTCGGTGAAGGCCACGCCCTCGCCGCCGCCGACTTCCTCGGCCTCGGCTACGACCAGCTCATCGCCGGCTGGCGCAAGCCCGATCGCAAGGACCAGAAGGTCGGCATCCGCCTCTACGTCCCCACCGCCGAAGATGGCAGCGCATGGAAGATGCACGCCGTCATCGATGACAACACCATGGCCTGCGAGGACTTCAAAGTCGCCGACCTCAATGGCGATGGAAAGCCCGACATCATCGCCGCCGGCCGCGCTACGAAGAACTTGATCGTCTATTGGAACGAGCGAGGCTGA
- a CDS encoding aldo/keto reductase: protein MNRRKLGNSGLEVSAIGLGCMGMSFSYGPPKDIKEMTGLLHQAVDRGVTFFDTAEVYGPFTNEELLGDALAPFRGKVVIATKFGFDVSANFDPRSMKGPPGVNSRPEHIKQAVEGSLKRLKLETIDLLYQHRVDPAVPIEDVAGAVKELIEAGKVQHFGLSEAGAQTIRRAHAVQPVTALQSEYSLWTRTPEQEIIPTLEELGIGFVPYSPLGRGFLTGKIDSSTTFDSSDFRSGMPRFTPEAIQANQSLIALLESIAQRKNATTAQIALAWLLAQKPWIVPIPGTTKLSRLEENIGAASVDLTREDLQGIDQAAAQITIEGTRYPERLEKMTGL, encoded by the coding sequence ATGAACCGCCGCAAACTTGGTAACAGCGGCCTGGAAGTTTCTGCCATCGGCTTGGGCTGCATGGGCATGAGCTTCTCCTATGGCCCGCCAAAAGACATCAAGGAGATGACCGGTCTCCTTCATCAAGCCGTGGATCGCGGCGTCACCTTCTTCGATACCGCGGAGGTATACGGCCCCTTCACCAACGAGGAGCTGCTGGGCGATGCCCTGGCGCCTTTCCGCGGGAAAGTCGTGATCGCCACGAAGTTTGGCTTCGACGTCTCAGCGAACTTCGATCCCCGCAGCATGAAAGGCCCGCCCGGCGTGAACAGCCGACCGGAGCACATCAAGCAAGCCGTCGAAGGCTCGCTCAAGCGGCTCAAGCTCGAAACCATCGACCTCCTCTACCAACACCGCGTCGACCCCGCTGTCCCGATCGAGGACGTGGCAGGCGCCGTGAAGGAGCTCATCGAAGCCGGCAAGGTGCAGCACTTCGGCCTCTCCGAAGCCGGTGCGCAAACCATCCGCCGCGCCCATGCCGTCCAACCCGTCACCGCCCTGCAGAGCGAATACTCCCTCTGGACCCGCACGCCCGAGCAGGAAATCATCCCCACGCTCGAAGAGCTCGGCATCGGCTTCGTCCCCTACAGCCCGCTCGGCCGCGGCTTCCTCACTGGGAAGATCGACAGCAGCACGACCTTCGATAGCAGCGATTTCCGCAGCGGCATGCCCCGCTTCACTCCGGAAGCCATCCAGGCGAACCAATCGCTGATCGCCCTGCTCGAAAGCATCGCGCAGCGGAAAAACGCGACCACCGCGCAAATCGCCCTCGCCTGGCTCCTCGCGCAAAAGCCATGGATCGTCCCGATTCCGGGGACCACCAAGCTGAGCCGCCTCGAAGAAAACATCGGTGCCGCTTCCGTCGATCTAACACGCGAGGATCTGCAGGGCATCGACCAAGCCGCAGCGCAAATTACCATCGAAGGCACCCGCTACCCGGAGCGCCTCGAAAAGATGACCGGCCTCTAA